aacttttttctcttaaatCCTTTATGTAGGTCGGTTTATTTTTACGTTTTAAGTTGGTAATGAATGCTTTTTGTGCCGTTTGTCGTCTACCTTccttttaaattgaaatgagattgGCATCCGGTGGATTTTTCTAGATAAAAGAGAGGTGTTCTTTTGAGTTAATCATGAGCTTTGGGATCAACCACTTGTGCAGAGTAGACTTGAGTCATATGACGATTAGTTGGGCTGTTATATCTTGGAGGAGTCAAGTTAAGAAGATTTCTGCTGCACCagttaatttgagactttgtacacCACAGAGGGCTTAAATCTCCTTAAATAGAGCGATATTTCCGTAGCTCAGTCCAAACTGATTttgtcttaattttaatttcattgtaatttttattatattattgtgtatttgaCCAACAGGTgttaatgaagaagaagaaatttatgtACTCAATTCAGGAAAGTCGACATATATGACAATATCCCAttgttgaaaaataaactaaggaaaTCTACATGAATTGATTAGCGTACGGTTCAATATAATTCGATGCATGGTGATGTTAATATATAATGAATTCATAGATGTATGATTAATTGATCATGAAATTAGataccatttttttgaaaaatggatGTAGCTAGCTACTACTCTAAATTATTATATGCCCCCTCAAACCCAATCTGAAAAACTTTGGAACGAGTACTTGAAGGTTTAAAACggaaattgaattcttttacaCTAGTACTTGATCATCTTTAATTTAGGTCAAAATAGAATTGGAATTATGttcaatggaaaatgatagtatgactcCTAAATATACCgactcacatttttttttatttttttaatgattaaggaagtgactattagtaaatttatatatatttttattttttgatcttaatagttaaagatgtttaaaaaatacttaaataaaaagaaaagaaaaaccaaaaaactcatTTACACTAATGTGCATATTTGGGGTGCAAATTTGGTGTATGCACCCTAGCATTATCCATTGTTCAATGGACTCTGAATTTTTTTAGGCcaaaatatataggaatatTGTAATAAATTTCTTGATATCTTGTTAAGGGAAAAATTAGTGGTCAAATCTAGAATTTGATCAAATcgaatctaattattattagataattacAACTAATTAAGTACTAATTCttttatatcatgtatatgCATGTACTTCTTTCTACGAATTGAAAACTCGggactaattatattattaactcttatttgtatttaaagatcgatctcttttatttatgtaatgcatatatatatatatatatatatgtgtatgtatgttaattggtataatatatatgcttggtattgaattcttttttcttttccacttttTTAGTTTCCACCACAGACGCATATGTGCCTATTACGTACTATTAGTTCTactttgctatatatatttagaaaagaaaaggaacatGTCACGAAACTCATTCAAAGATTATCtattcatctcactatttattTCAACAACAATATTGGATGATCAGCTTCCACTCATCCTCGCTCAAAGCAATTAAGAATACTTTGAAAGCTTTCCCAAATTCCACATCAGGTGCCATAGGCCGATTGCCTAACTGACTACACAATTAAAAGAGGTTGCCACGTGGGACGACACTCATCCATATCTAGCGTTTCTAATTTCATAAATAGGCATGCGGCTTCGCTTGTGTTTCATCAGCCTGCAGTTATACCTGGAagctctctatataataatttggcGATTTGTACTTCCATTAATATCCGtatatatggattttgtgtCAAAGATGACAGTTGATCTCCGCAATACTCTACTGGCTCTTACTGTTCTTCTGGCTGTAAAGCCTGTTGTTTGTGACCATAGTCGACGTTTGGAATTATGGGACAGTGGGAAGAAAGGGACATCAGGAGGGAATGGGGATCTTGTGACTGACTTGCCTGGACAACCTAATGTAGCTTTCAGGCATTATGCTGGCTACGTTACGGTAAATGAAGCACATGGAAGGGCACTCTTTTACTGGTTCTATGAGGCCTCGACTCGGGCTGATGAAAAACCATTGGTGCTGTGGCTCAATGGCGGTAAGCATATTATATAGtacatgaaatatatatatatatatatatatcatcttaGTCCATCAAAAATGTGTGCTGGTACCTTCATGATCGATCGATCCGGCTCTCAACGATGGTTACCAGCTAGCTCTAGACCTAATTGTGGGAAGATCGAGCCGATTAATGATTTGTAGGGAGAAaaactttgaagtttgaattcatgatatatatatattatatatatatatatgtagggtTTCATGATCGATAGATATGTATAGATATAAAACTTACTTTAGTCGTCATCCTGCTAATTAAGGCCATCCATTGTGCAGAACCAATCTTTTGACCGAATCAAacatatatagctatatataatatctactataatatttttaggcGTGTATATGCATGCAAGGAAGAAAGCGCAGGTACTTTTTTCTTCGAATTTTAATGTTGCGTATACGTCTTTAGCTAGCTAGACAGTCCCCCAccctccatttaaaaaaaaaaaagagagagagatgcaaattgtaatatttataagtgcgagtcttttttttttttgtacgtatgtgtttatgaatttatgcGTGTTCTGCTGATGAGGTGACATTATAAACGGTTTTACGTACCTTTCAGGTCCAGGGTGCTCTTCTGTGGGATATGGAGCAACGCAAGAAATTGGTCCCTTTATAGTGGACACCCATGGGAATGGACTGAAACATAATCCCTACTCATGGAATACAAGTATGAGATCAGATCAACATGagtatatatattctcaatatatacttaatttttttttctgaataattaattaattatatatgtcatgacacaattaattaattattaattctaaTCCTCAAATATATAGATACTTATAAATTCTTTGCTAGCACTATGAACGGCCACTatgtatatagtatttttttttttaatcaagggAGGCCGGAGACTTTAGCTAGGGAGTacctaattaatattttcttaattagataGATAGCTTCTTAATTAATGTCTGATATTGATGATATTGCAGAAGCCAACATGTTGTTCCTGGAATCTCCGATTGGTGTCGGcttttcatactcaaatacAACTAGTGATTACAATAATCTGGGAGACGATTTTACTGGTAATggttcaatttttatttatttttgctaattaataaagctttattttaatcttaattatGCGGTAAGCTTGTATTCTTTACTTCCATTTCTGAATTCTATGATCTTAACGTACGTGATCTTTGTCATTTTCCTGTTCTAATTACTCGTATTACAAGCTAATTCTGATCGATCCCATGCATCTTGGTTGCTATCAAATAATATGGGGAATTTATTACAGCAAAAGATGCTTATATTTTCCTCAACAATTGGTTCCTCAAATTCCCATCATATAGAAAGCGAACCTTTTACATTGCAGGGGAAAGCTATGCAGGTATTGCATTTTTTACCAAATGATTTGCAGCTCAGGCATTTGAACTGAATTCCTATAAATCATATACTGATCAGACTCGATCGATCCCCACATGCTCAACAGGAAAATATGTTCCAGAGCTTGCTGAGCTCATATATGACATGAACAAGGATCCCAATTCCCTTCAAATAGATCTCCAGGGTATTTTGGTATGATCCTTAAAAATTAAGTTCAGAATTATACACATTCCaaacccatgcatgcatatttaaaCTTAGGGACGCGTATTtcttatttttgagaaatataCATGGTACTAACTTAATTAGTAATCTTTCTCAAACTGCATGCAGTTGGGTAATCCCGAAACATCTGATGCTGAGGACTGGAGAGGCTTAGTGGATTATGCTTGGAGCCATGCTGTGATATCAGATGAGACTCATAAAATAATCAGAGAAAGCTGTGATTTCGAGGGCAATGATACATGGAGCAACAATAATTGTACGGAAGGCGTTGATGAAGTACTCAAACAGTACAAGGAGATTGATATCTATAGCATCTACACTTCAGTCTGCATTGGCAATTCAGCTGGTTCAGATGACAGATCATTGCCACTTATGATACTGATGAAGCGCACATCTAAGACTAAGATGGTGAGcagtactttttatgatttttaagggTATATTAATTACCGTTTCAACTCTGCACAGAGACGACATTCGAATTCTGTCATGACCAGACtctcaaataatattagaaGCTATTTACTCTAGGCATCTAGCTATTTACTCTAGGAAATCGATATATTTTTACGGGAGGGATTTTTTATGGGTCAGATACCAAGAATCATGGGTGGTTATGACCCATGCCTTGATGAATATGCAAAAGCATTCTACAACAGACCAGATGTTCAGAAGGCTCTACATGTTAGCGATGGCCACCAGCTCAAGAACTGGAGCATCTGCAAGTAATAATTTCCCCCCTCTATTTTTCGTTGATAGCTATGATCAGTACTCTAACATTCTACCACTGAACCTAAAATTTTGGATGTAGTATGAAGATATTTGAGGAGTGGTCAGATTCAAAGCCATCTGTTCTCCCTATATACAAGAAGCTTATTACTGCAGGACTTAGAATATGGGTGTACAGGTAAATGTTCCCTAGCtacctaattatatataaaatttcctCATTATATAATTGGGACACGCACACACACATTAAATAAATCTTTAATCATGGTGTTTCTTTGTGGGTGTCTCAGTGGAGACACGGATGGAAGAGTTCCTGTACTGTCTACCAGATACAGCCTAAGTTCACTGGGACTGCCCATTACTAAGGCATGGAGGCCCTGGTACCACCAAAAAGAGGTAATGATTACGAAGATCCAGATCATGACGCGCGGCAAAAGTCAATATTGCAGAATCCAAATGATCTTTGGTTTAGTTAATCCTGATATTGACAATATACAATCAAATCCTTTCTTTAATTGATTGATAGTAATCTTAATATATGGATAATCATGTTTGATGGATAATcatgtttgatatatatatatatatatacacacacacacacacatgcacttGCATATATAAAATACTGCTTAAAAAGTTTTCTCCACTAGATAATATATTGCGTGTCTTTCGTCTCAAATATGATGGAAATAGCTAGCCTCGCAATTAGTAGAtttctattaattattatgtGCTCTAACTTTCACTAAGCGAGGAGTAGCCTTTGGTTCAGGTGAGTGGTTGGTTTCAGGAATACGAGGGGCTTATGTTTGCTACATTTAGAGGGGCTGGCCATGCAGTGCCTTGCTTCAAACCAAGCAACTCACTGGCGTTCTTCTCAGCTTTTCTCCTTGGGGAAGCTCCACCTTCTGCTCGTTAAAGATTGCGTATTCTGTTTGTAGCACTACTCCAAAAGATTTTGTtcttagtatattatatatatgtaatagaaATTAGAGAACAAAATATGCCCGATGTTGCCCAGTAGTGTGCttacatatatatcatgatctttTAATTCCTTTGTGCTGGGTGCGCGATAAATTTGTCCTATATATGTCCAAGAACGAAAATTGCTGGGCACCAAAGACATGGCTTCTTTAAGTAATTAgtctttaattaaaaagaaacacATTTCCTGGAATAATTTCCCTattaaagttgaattgctttctTTTCCCAAACAGAGAATAGGATTTCATTAGTATTATTTCTATCTTCTATGGCACGCaggaaattaaatacaaatacagACAGGGATTGGTACTTCATGATCAGTTGGTAAATTAACCTGTGACACGTCTAACCATCGTCCTAAGCATGCATGTATCCTAATTAAGACGCATTATATATAAAGGACGCGTGATTTTACTGTTGGCATCGGCAAGATCAAggtgagaaaatataatttttcttgataagaGAGCAATCGATTATGatgagtactttttttttacttgcgcAAAATTGGTGCCAAAGTTTTGAGTTCCGTTTCAGTAACTATTTCGGTTAAGGTACTAAAACGGAATATTTCGATATTGGTACATTTCGATACATCATTTCAAGATAgacattatataaataaaaaaatatatatatatataataactgtattccaaataaaatcaatacaaatCTTAAAAGCATACATACCTGataaacttaataatacttCTCAATAGTCAATACAAGTcgtaaacacacatatttataaaagtcaataaaatatcataagtTTTCGATCCAACtgttaaaagaaataatcattcatcttcatcaataaGACAATACGGATCAACATTCGAAATGTTACTCAAAATATGATTAAACCCAAATTGATATGGAGTATCTAGGTCCAGATTCTACGTTGATTGCATTGAAATACTATCTTAAGAAGATGAATCTGtacaaatatggaaggaaaaacTTAATATCTTCCTTGAAATACTTCCTCAATCCAAGTCTTCTCCATTAATAAGCTCTAATTCATCACCTACCCATTCCTCCATCAAGTTAATGTTCTCATGGTTGATTGAATCCAGAACATCTCTTCCCATTTTTATGTTTCTGGCAAAATAAAAGTCACATGTAAGAGAAAatgttacatatttttcaatagtaaaaaacattatttttgaaaaattttacatCTCACACAGTTTCAAGTTATAACGAACAAATATTAGATCATTCAAATGTTTGTGCTCTAATCTATTCCTCTTCATCAAATGAATAAACTCAAATGTGCTTCAATTTCTTTCACAGTCAATTGCAttacaacattgacttagtatGCGAATTGCAAACTTTTGAAAAGTTGGAACctcattttcaaaattagtCCACCATGCAACTATAGCAAAAgtgcaattataaattattacttaaactaaataaaagaattaaaatatagattCACACTATTTAACAAAGGATATTGAGGTTACTTGACTAATTTTTTCACGCTGACGAATTGCTAAACATTGTCCAAAATCACCGTTTGCATTACTACACAATTCAAGTTGTTGAATAATCTCGTCTTGTTTATCAAGATCAAGTTCTAACTTTATAATGCAATTCATAAACCCTCTTTAtgaaacatcatttttatttttaaagtaaaggTTAAAGTAAATTTGAGGGTTAAGAAAACAGCTTGTCTCATGTAATGAACTATGAAGCTGCTTATCCTACCTAGCATCAATGATCCTGATGAAGAGCATATATGCAGTAACTTTGTTCTCCAATTTTGCTTTTATATTCTCTTTGGCTTTGTCTATTGCATCATACAAGTATTTCATTGCAGGCTTATGTTCCCCATCGACAAGTCATAGTACTCGAACCAAAGACTCactgatttttacaataaacTGACATTGACCCCAAAACTGTCTATCTTCTAGAACAATCTCGGCTATCTCCTTCCCTATGTTGCTTTTAGAATAACTTGATACAATGCACTTCTCACAAGCAAACATTTATCTAAGCTCTTTCTTAAACAAAAGTAAGCATTGGATACTTAAAAAATCTGTTGCAAACCTTGTGACTGCAAGGCGACATAAATCATGACATTTGGTAAAGTCTTTTCTCATCAAAGCCTAAACTCAAGCATGATTATAAATGAATTTCGTTATCTTCCTTGCCTTCTTTATAGTTTCaacaaaaataggaaaatggCTAGGATCACAAAAATTCTCTAACACCAAATCTAGAAAATGAGTTGCACAAGGAGACCAAAAGAAAGAGTTATACTTCTACTGTAACTTTTTTCCTGCAGCCTTATAGCTTGCATCATTATCTGTTATGAACTGCACAATATTCTCAACCCCAACTTCTTGAACaacttcataaaaaatgttaaataatgtTTCAGGATCTTTTCTTAGGCTCAAtgtatcattttcatcttcaaaaatattatacctTTTGGACAATAAActaaaaagttaattaattgttGCTGCCTCTGGTTTGCCCAACCATATGTCATTAGTGAACAACCATTCTCCCCCAACATGTTTTAATATCTAATAGATAATTATGAACCTTAGTCACATAATTCTTCAACAGATTTCTTCTCAACTCATGTAAAGAAGGACCCTTGAATCCTGACCCAATGGCAGCTATGACATCTATAGTTGGTTGATAAAATTTGGATTGAGATGCATTGAAAGGTAAATTAGCATCATACCACCAATTTGCTGTAGCCATCTTTGCTTTGTCAATCATCTCATTTAAACATATAGCACTCTCAATGAAGGTTGAGACCCGGAGTTGTTCTTGGAGTGAAAAATCTATTAAATGTCTTCATTAACTTTCCACCTactttttccttcccttttgaACCATAAATGTGtccctcatcatcatcatcaacattaACAATAACATCAACATCATCATATGATAAATCTACAGGGCTTTCAATctctaagtttatttttcttttcttctctttgttttttttttttcatttcattgacCAACTCTTTTATTTGCCATTTTATATCATCAGAGACATTTTTACATGCTTCTACATCACCTGAAATCCCACCAAGATGATACTTCAACCTTGTGACTCCACCACC
This genomic interval from Juglans regia cultivar Chandler chromosome 3, Walnut 2.0, whole genome shotgun sequence contains the following:
- the LOC109019721 gene encoding serine carboxypeptidase-like 31 isoform X3, translated to MDFVSKMTVDLRNTLLALTVLLAVKPVVCDHSRRLELWDSGKKGTSGGNGDLVTDLPGQPNVAFRHYAGYVTVNEAHGRALFYWFYEASTRADEKPLVLWLNGGPGCSSVGYGATQEIGPFIVDTHGNGLKHNPYSWNTKANMLFLESPIGVGFSYSNTTSDYNNLGDDFTGESYAGKYVPELAELIYDMNKDPNSLQIDLQGILLGNPETSDAEDWRGLVDYAWSHAVISDETHKIIRESCDFEGNDTWSNNNCTEGVDEVLKQYKEIDIYSIYTSVCIGNSAGSDDRSLPLMILMKRTSKTKMIPRIMGGYDPCLDEYAKAFYNRPDVQKALHVSDGHQLKNWSICNMKIFEEWSDSKPSVLPIYKKLITAGLRIWVYSGDTDGRVPVLSTRYSLSSLGLPITKAWRPWYHQKEPLVQVSGWFQEYEGLMFATFRGAGHAVPCFKPSNSLAFFSAFLLGEAPPSAR
- the LOC109019721 gene encoding serine carboxypeptidase-like 31 isoform X2, which codes for MDFVSKMTVDLRNTLLALTVLLAVKPVVCDHSRRLELWDSGKKGTSGGNGDLVTDLPGQPNVAFRHYAGYVTVNEAHGRALFYWFYEASTRADEKPLVLWLNGGPGCSSVGYGATQEIGPFIVDTHGNGLKHNPYSWNTKANMLFLESPIGVGFSYSNTTSDYNNLGDDFTAKDAYIFLNNWFLKFPSYRKRTFYIAGESYAGKYVPELAELIYDMNKDPNSLQIDLQGILLGNPETSDAEDWRGLVDYAWSHAVISDETHKIIRESCDFEGNDTWSNNNCTEGVDEVLKQYKEIDIYSIYTSVCIGNSAGSDDRSLPLMILMKRTSKTKMIPRIMGGYDPCLDEYAKAFYNRPDVQKALHVSDGHQLKNWSICNMKIFEEWSDSKPSVLPIYKKLITAGLRIWVYSGDTDGRVPVLSTRYSLSSLGLPITKAWRPWYHQKEVSGWFQEYEGLMFATFRGAGHAVPCFKPSNSLAFFSAFLLGEAPPSAR
- the LOC109019721 gene encoding serine carboxypeptidase-like 31 isoform X1, with the translated sequence MDFVSKMTVDLRNTLLALTVLLAVKPVVCDHSRRLELWDSGKKGTSGGNGDLVTDLPGQPNVAFRHYAGYVTVNEAHGRALFYWFYEASTRADEKPLVLWLNGGPGCSSVGYGATQEIGPFIVDTHGNGLKHNPYSWNTKANMLFLESPIGVGFSYSNTTSDYNNLGDDFTAKDAYIFLNNWFLKFPSYRKRTFYIAGESYAGKYVPELAELIYDMNKDPNSLQIDLQGILLGNPETSDAEDWRGLVDYAWSHAVISDETHKIIRESCDFEGNDTWSNNNCTEGVDEVLKQYKEIDIYSIYTSVCIGNSAGSDDRSLPLMILMKRTSKTKMIPRIMGGYDPCLDEYAKAFYNRPDVQKALHVSDGHQLKNWSICNMKIFEEWSDSKPSVLPIYKKLITAGLRIWVYSGDTDGRVPVLSTRYSLSSLGLPITKAWRPWYHQKEPLVQVSGWFQEYEGLMFATFRGAGHAVPCFKPSNSLAFFSAFLLGEAPPSAR